A window of the Cicer arietinum cultivar CDC Frontier isolate Library 1 chromosome 6, Cicar.CDCFrontier_v2.0, whole genome shotgun sequence genome harbors these coding sequences:
- the LOC101494914 gene encoding probable pectinesterase/pectinesterase inhibitor 51, translated as MASLFTFTLFIFFTLSTASRSHKHHSPTPAPTPTLSPTAVPDIQQACKATRFPQQCESSLSNLPPNPTTLQLLQSAISLSSDNLVTAKSMVKSILDSSSTSRNRTVAATTCIEVLTNSQHRISLSQDALPRGRTKDARAWLSAALAYQYDCWNGLKYANDTRAVGEAMSFIDSLSMLSSNALAMAFSYDVYGNDTSSWKPPSTERNGFWEASGSGGGSDFKGGIPSTLTPDVTVCKGGENKCYKTVQEAVNAAPDNSVEGKRFVIYIKEGVYEETVRVPLEKRNVVFLGDGMGKTVITGSANVGQPGMTTYNSATVAVIGDGFMAKDLTIQNTAGPDAHQAVAVRVDSDLSVIENCEFIGNQDTLYAHSLRQFYKSCRIIGNVDFIFGNSAAIFQDCQVLVRPRQLKPEKGENNAITAHGRTDPSQTTGFVFQNCLINGTEDYMALYHNNPKVHKNYLGRPWKEYSRTVFIHSVLGELVTPQGWMPWSGDFALKTLYYGEFDNSGEGSDLSQRVSWSSKIPAEHVLTYSADNFIQGGEWISPSLLSAHQ; from the exons ATGGCTTCTCTCTTTACTTTCactcttttcattttcttcacACTCTCCACCGCCTCTCGCAGCCACAAGCACCATTCTCCCACTCCCGCTCCCACTCCCACCCTCTCTCCCACCGCCGTGCCGGATATTCAACAAGCCTGCAAAGCCACACGCTTCCCACAACAATGCGAATCATCTCTCTCAAATCTCCCTCCAAATCCAACCACTCTCCAACTTCTCCAATCCGCAATCTCCCTCTCCTCCGACAATCTCGTAACTGCCAAATCAATGGTTAAATCCATTCTCGACTCCTCTTCCACCAGCCGCAACCGTACCGTCGCCGCCACAACCTGCATCGAAGTCCTCACTAATTCACAACACCGCATTTCCCTCTCTCAAGACGCACTGCCACGTGGCAGAACAAAAGACGCCCGAGCATGGCTTAGCGCTGCCCTCGCTTACCAGTATGATTGCTGGAACGGACTCAAGTACGCAAACGACACACGCGCCGTCGGCGAAGCGATGTCGTTTATAGATTCCCTCTCAATGCTCTCGAGCAACGCACTCGCCATGGCGTTTTCTTACGACGTTTACGGAAACGACACGTCGTCGTGGAAACCGCCTTCTACGGAGCGCAACGGTTTCTGGGAAGCGTCTGGATCAGGCGGAGGATCTGATTTCAAGGGAGGGATTCCGTCGACTTTGACGCCGGATGTAACGGTGTGTAAGGGAGGAGAGAATAAGTGTTATAAGACGGTGCAAGAAGCGGTTAACGCTGCGCCGGATAACAGCGTTGAAGGGAAGAGGTTTgtgatatatataaaagaagGGGTATATGAGGAAACCGTTAGGGTTCCGTTAGAGAAGAGGAATGTGGTGTTCTTGGGCGACGGTATGGGGAAGACGGTTATCACCGGGTCTGCTAACGTGGGACAGCCCGGAATGACTACTTACAATTCAGCCACAGTCG CGGTTATTGGGGATGGTTTCATGGCAAAGGATCTAACAATCCAAAACACAGCAGGTCCTGATGCTCACCAAGCAGTGGCAGTCAGAGTAGACAGTGATCTTTCTGTCATTGAGAATTGTGAATTCATAGGCAATCAAGATACTCTTTATGCTCATTCCCTTCGCCAATTTTACAAATCATGCCGCATTATCGGCAACGTCGATTTCATCTTTGGAAACTCAGCTGCAATCTTCCAAGATTGTCAAGTCCTTGTCCGTCCTCGGCAACTCAAACCAGAGAAAGGCGAGAACAATGCCATCACAGCTCACGGCAGAACCGACCCTTCACAAACTACAGGCTTTGTTTTTCAAAACTGCTTGATTAATGGAACTGAAGATTACATGGCATTGTATCATAACAACCCTAAAGTGCACAAAAACTATTTGGGCAGGCCATGGAAGGAGTATTCTAGAACAGTTTTTATTCATTCAGTCTTGGGAGAACTTGTTACACCTCAGGGTTGGATGCCATGGAGTGGTGACTTTGCACTCAAGACACTTTATTATGGGGAATTTGATAATTCTGGAGAAGGTTCTGATTTGTCTCAAAGGGTATCTTGGAGCAGCAAAATCCCTGCTGAACATGTGTTAACTTATTCAGCGGATAATTTCATTCAAGGAGGTGAATGGATTTCACCATCTCTGTTATCAGCTCATCAGTAA